Genomic segment of Salvia hispanica cultivar TCC Black 2014 chromosome 2, UniMelb_Shisp_WGS_1.0, whole genome shotgun sequence:
TAATCCTCGAGTGACCGGCGAGGTCGTCGTGCTGGAGCTAGATCCGGCTTCATCATCCACCCAATCGGTGACATGGCCACGTTTttgttcgactatcatgttatgcatgatgatgcacgcatacatgacgtCGGCGATGACGTCCTTGTACCAGAAACGCGCCGGACCTTTCACGATTGACcaccgcgattggagcaccccaaaagcCCGCTTCACATCCTTCTGCGCGGACTCCTGCTTTGCCGCAAACAAGACTCTCCTCTGACCAATTGGGCAGCTGATCGTCTTCAAAAAAacaggccacctagggtatatgccatcggccaagtagtaccccatatgatgTGTGCGGCCATTGGCAGTGAACTGAATGGCCGGACCGCGACCCCTGCACTGATCGGCGAATAGAgtggacgagttgaggacgttgatgtcgttgttcgacccggctacaccaaagtaggcatgccagatccagagGCGGTGGTCAGCGACGGCTTCTAGGATCATCTTCGGGTGGCTGCCCTTGTAGCCGCTAGTAAATTGGCCTTTCCAGGCCGTcgggcagttcttccactgccaGTGCATACAGTCGATACTCCCTAGCATCCTAGGGAAGCCGTGCACCGTctcgtgcatctgcatcaggCTCTGGCAATCGTCAGCAGTCGGGCGTCGCAAATATGTGTCGCCAAAAGCCTCCACAACTAACTTACAAAATTTCTTCAGACATTCGCGGCCAGTTGTATCTCCGACgtgaaggtactcgtcgaacatatccgtTGTTGTGCCTAATGCACtatttatttgcactataaatacctgcaagtatacagagtaggtatagtatagcaaaaggttagtacctgcaagtatacagagtaggtctatcttctactagaactcaattactatctggagaaacaagaatttttggaaacttttgaaaacagtaaatattaaaaacagtaaacaactaaatgcaagcaaatcacggagagaaaagtatagagataagggNNNNNNNNNNNNNNNNNNNNNNNNNNNNNNNNNNNNNNNNNNNNNNNNNNNNNNNNNNNNNNNNNNNNNNNNNNNNNNNNNNNNNNNNNNNNNNNNNNNNcctatgagtttagttacacatgactgaataaactaaaaacatagattgaagggaaagcaatttgaacataaaactaaaacaaataaaacccgtaggttgaatccttgtcgttcttgatgttcttgaaatccttctccaactccttgcacaattgaagtactctagcttttgatctctatgaatgttgCAAGTAgtcactctctttctctatgaatgtgttcttgttgtgtgtAAACTCTCTTTTTGacgaagcttgaggtcctatttataggggaagattattcctcatcatagaaggaaaagatcttcaaaatttggtaaatcttggagcaaatctagggctggtcggattcgccgcctttctccggcgggccgccgcacctgggccggcggtcgccgcgttggagtccagagactctgacccttcggtggcggaccgccacatgtcctccggcggtcgccgggcgagactcttctcctagcgtaaatttccgaggcgggccgccacatagctctgaccgccgggcgccggcggtcgctggtcgccgtctgactccagatttccagactatgcgtttttactccccttttcggctcaaatatgcacatttctcacaaaacacgtcaaaataccaaaatgtatagaatatgcaaataatagacatgtagagtgattttgataacaaaaacggaccaaataatggccttaaaacagtgcaaaatccgggcgtatcagtgccgtaggccaactggcggatcgcaaccgtgcacttctGTAACGGCGTAAGTCCGGGTCTGCCGATCCCGTCTTCCCGATACTGGAAGTACTCATCACGGCCCTCCAACGTGTGCACAATGCGGAGAAAAAGATCATGGCTCATTCTAAAACGGCGGTGAAAAACATTCGGGCCTCACCTTGGATTCTCGGCAAAATAATCTGCGAACAGACGTTCGTGTGCTACGTCGTGCATATTGTACAGGCTTGTATCGATTCACTAAGTAAATattggaaataaaaacaataatgatGGGAAATGAAGTCTCTTTCCTCACCAAccatgaaaaaaataactgAAATACCTCTTTCGAATTTCTCCTTCTCTTCATTCTTGACAACCGCCGGATCCTAGACGTCACCTTGCCTCATCTCCTTCCTTCCTTTCTCTCTAATCAGTCTTATATTCATCTCTCATTGCTTGAGGTGGGGTGTAGAGAAGCGAATGTCGTAGGGTCTGAGGCCTGTGATGACACTCTAGGGCCGGGGGTGGGATCGGTCAATCCCatctgataaggctaattttatacattggttatggggttaAATTCTGTAATTTCTTGGGTCTAACAAGGTTTTGTAAGCcatgtgtgtagagaaaatgtCAGATCCAGTAAGAAAGGAGAAGATTGCCTGGAGGAGGAATCTAACagagaaagtgagcagaaagaagaaaattcaCCGGACGGAGGAGCAACCCAGACAAAGGGCAGAATGGGGAATACAAGGAAGGATCTAGAAGCTCAActccttataaataagagcacgcggCATACATGAAGGGAGTTCTATCATCATCCATTTTAGCTCTTAGCTCACTTCTCAcactctacacacacacacatttgGGGATCAGTTTGGGGTTCGTAGTTACATCGGAGTTGTGTACCACCGTCTCCACgcgaggcgaagaaacaattttcagttttcagTTTTTATCTCTGTTTTTGGATTTCCCGAGCCTTCgttgttcgaagctcggcTTTGTTTTGCTTATTCTCTGTTGGATTCGTACTCATTTAGCTATGGAAGTTCTTGCCATGGTTTCGTTTCATGTTATTGTTGCTTTTCTGTTTTACTTTGGATGCTTTTAGCGATTGATCTGAGTTGTTGAGTTGAATTGTGTGGAGATCGtagttgatcggttgaattTGGTTGAATCTGTGTGATCAGAGATGGGAATTGTTGtggtttgttgtggatggTTTGGATCCGGAGCGGATGAAACGTCTGATGCTTAGATCTGTTACAATTCTGCATGGTTTTTTATGTTTGGTTCTGTTTTCTCATTGACCTCGTCTAGTGGTAGTAGATCTGTTTAATTTTTCGTAGTTAATCATAGTTAAATGGTTTAATTCAGCTTGCTctatttagttttatagtttgctctgttttcctCTGCATTTTGTGATCAAGGATTGTTAGAGAAGATGAAGCTAGTTGTTAGTTGAacatttagttagttattttgcagcttttgaTTCGTACCTTActattttgggaaatggtccccacgatCTGTCTTTCTTCTGTCAAGGCTAACTTTAGGCAAAATTGTTCACTAGGTCTAGTAAAATGTTGTCGCTGAAGAGTTATCTTGCTTATGTCTTGTTTTTCGTCATGCATGTTCCCGTTATAtttgcctagatctagctgttagaataGATTATTTACATTTCCCGAGTCTATTAGTCAATTCTCAACCCCCAAAATGCGTGGCAATAGCCAAAAACAGTGTCCAAATTCTCTTGCATGTTTTCTTACGcttccatctctgtgggattcgacccctacttccttatactagttttagtattgtgggttgagggttttgaagagcAGTGTAAGATTGTGTGCTCAACGACTGAGAGTTTCAAagattctctgagttcctaaaCCCCGTGATCTAGCGGATTCTCTAGATCTGAAAAGTCTGACTATTATTACACACACACGAACTGACTCATTGCTTAGCTTCAAATGGCGTCGTTgtcggggatggatggcgtagtTTGTTTGCGTATTTAGAGATTTGAcgtatatagttttaatttccttttatttgtttttcttttcagtttatgagcaGAGGCTCACGGTTTGGAAACTGGAGTAACTCGCCTGGGTCAAAGAACGCTCAATTCAGGTGGCAGGTCAAGGAGTCAACATCCACAGTCACCACCAGATAGGGGTTAACAACAGGAGATCCATTTCTGTTTGGCTCAGAAAGTGATGAAGATTGGAATTCGTCAGGCAGAGAGGACCCGAAGTCATCATCAGAAACAGAACACTCAGAAATAGAGGAGGAAGCAGACGTTGATATGGCAAACCTAGTGGATCCTGATCCTGAGATCGGTTCGCTCACCGCACATCTAGATAGCGAACCAGCCCATGCTATTGTCTCGAATCAGCGT
This window contains:
- the LOC125206098 gene encoding uncharacterized protein LOC125206098 encodes the protein MSHDLFLRIVHTLEGRDEYFQYREDGIGRPGLTPLQKCTVFIVQINSALGTTTDMFDEYLHVGDTTGRECLKKFCKLVVEAFGDTYLRRPTADDCQSLMQMHETVHGFPRMLGSIDCMHWQWKNCPTAWKGQFTSGYKGSHPKMILEAVADHRLWIWGRGPAIQFTANGRTHHMGYYLADGIYPRWPVFLKTISCPIGQRRVLFAAKQESAQKDVKRAFGVLQSRWSIVKGPARFWYKDVIADVMYACIIMHNMIVEQKRGHVTDWVDDEAGSSSSTTTSPVTRGLPTGFGAVLQRQALMRNQQDHTQLMTDMVEEVWIRNRRR